The genomic segment CATCGCCACGACGGACTTGCGCGGCCAGCGGCCCTTGGTCTGGCCCCATTCCTTCGCCTGAGCGGTGCGGCCGATCTTGCCATTGTAGCGCTTGAACGGGATGCAGCGGGTCTTGGCGAGCACCTGGCGGTACAGCTGCTGAGCCTTGCGAAGCGGCATGCCGTTGATCACATTCGCCGTCTCGAAGGTGTTCTTGTAGTGGCAGCGGAGGTCGCTAACCTTCGCCTTGGCGCTCTTCGACGACACCTGCGGCTTTCGGGAATAGTGTGTCATGGCTAAAAGAGAAGTAGGTTTCTACGAAGTCCAGTATGCGTACAGGGATAGAGGTGCAGAAAGGTATGAGGAAAATGGGGTGAGGAGAGTCGTCCaaaggcacgcgcacagcaaAGACATTGCACGGGAGGAT from the Leishmania major strain Friedlin complete genome, chromosome 32 genome contains:
- a CDS encoding putative 60S ribosomal protein L17, which translates into the protein MTHYSRKPQVSSKSAKAKVSDLRCHYKNTFETANVINGMPLRKAQQLYRQVLAKTRCIPFKRYNGKIGRTAQAKEWGQTKGRWPRKSVVAMMSLLKNAEANAIEKGLDPNQMVIKHVQVDQAARMRRRTYRAHGRITPYMCSPCHVQLFMSEKKERVPAPKSTPKK